The following coding sequences are from one Perognathus longimembris pacificus isolate PPM17 chromosome 13, ASM2315922v1, whole genome shotgun sequence window:
- the LOC125361155 gene encoding caveolae-associated protein 4, producing the protein MSVEKRTQSSFSPLDVRERKKLRTPKGRGKARSQGSPGVRGRPPPEVGSKGAPAPREENQCEPWCGLVVVGRRMELLERSPRKPKGRDLMGEGKPGPGGASAPQAPAGLEIRKKPAEEAEGPTGAEPQGADVTARPRAGSGTEERSTSSGHNGEARVEDLSSRRYHLGQDEELRSSRPKLKPSEENSLGPGRMKFRSSEEKLGPSRMKQKPSEEKLGPGRMKLRSSEEKVGSSKMKLKPSEEKVGSSRDKLRFREGKRRFSGVKLRTSEEKVEHVEEKVKPGGEKPTSSAEKLRSSEEKRRFSGERRGTSGEKLKSSREKLTSSGEKLTSSGEKLRSSGEKLRSSGEKLRSSGEKLRSSGEKLRSSGEKLTSSGEKLTSSGEKLRSSGEKLRSSGEKLRSSGEKLRSSREKLRSSREKLRSSREKLRSSREKLRSSREKLRSSGEKLRSSGEKLRSSGEKLRTSEKDLRSTGDKQESSAEKLDSSEKLEEGSRRESVKEDEIETVIKVITDEREIEPTDEMEIPVESIERKKELEVVEEGMEVDKDDLNEEENIGEPVSMEEKDMTDKGPVDEMDEGLK; encoded by the coding sequence ATGTCTGTGGAGAAGAGGACTCAGTCGTCGTTTTCACCCTTGGACGTGAGGGAGCGGAAGAAGCTTAGAACCCCGAAGGGGCGCGGCAAGGCCCGAAGCCAGGGCAGCCCGGGCGTCCGCGGGCGTCCCCCGCCGGAAGTGGGCTCCAAGGGGGCGCCGGCGCCGCGAGAGGAGAACCAGTGCGAGCCGTGGTGCGGGCTCGTCGTGGTGGGGAGGAGGATGGAGCTCCTGGAGAGAAGCCCGCGGAAGCCCAAAGGGAGGGACTTGATGGGTGAGGGAAAGCCCGGGCCCGGCGGGGCGAGCGCACCGCAGGCCCCGGCCGGCTTAGAAATCAGGAAGAAGCCGGCGGAGGAGGCCGAGGGCCCGACCGGGGCCGAACCCCAGGGTGCAGACGTGACAGCGCGCCCCAGAGCCGGGTCCGGGACGGAAGAGCGGTCGACGTCCAGCGGCCACAATGGGGAGGCCAGGGTAGAGGACTTGAGTTCTAGAAGGTACCACCTGGGACAGGATGAGGAGCTGAGGTCCAGCAGGCCGAAGCTGAAACCCAGTGAAGAGAACTCGCTTGGGCCCGGCAGAATGAAGTTCAGATCCAGTGAAGAGAAGCTTGGGCCCAGCAGAATGAAGCAGAAACCCAGTGAAGAGAAGCTTGGGCCCGGCAGAATGAAGTTGAGATCCAGTGAGGAGAAGGTTGGGTCCAGTAAAATGAAGCTGAAACCCAGTGAAGAGAAGGTTGGGTCCAGCAGGGATAAGCTGAGATTCAGGGAAGGGAAGCGTAGATTCAGTGGAGTGAAGCTGAGAACCAGTGAAGAAAAGGTTGAGCACGTGGAGGAGAAAGTAAAACCCGGTGGAGAGAAGCCGACATCCAGTGCAGAGAAACTAAGATCAAGCGAGGAGAAACGCAGGTTCAGTGGAGAGAGGCGTGGGACCAGTGGAGAAAAGCTCAAATCTAGCAGAGAGAAGCTCACATCCAGTGGAGAGAAGCTCACGTCCAGTGGAGAGAAGCTCAGGTCCAGCGGAGAGAAGCTCAGGTCCAGCGGAGAGAAGCTCAGGTCCAGCGGAGAGAAGCTCAGGTCCAGCGGAGAGAAGCTCAGGTCCAGCGGAGAGAAGCTCACGTCCAGTGGAGAGAAGCTCACGTCCAGCGGAGAGAAGCTCAGGTCCAGCGGAGAGAAGCTGAGATCCAGCGGAGAGAAGCTCAGGTCCAGCGGTGAGAAGCTGAGATCCAGTAGAGAGAAGCTCAGATCCAGTAGAGAGAAGCTCAGATCCAGTAGAGAGAAGCTCAGATCCAGTAGAGAGAAACTCAGATCCAGTAGAGAGAAACTCAGGTCCAGTGGAGAGAAACTCAGGTCCAGTGGAGAGAAACTCAGGTCCAGTGGAGAGAAGCTCAGGACTAGTGAAAAAGATTTGAGATCCACTGGAGATAAACAGGAATCAAGTGCTGAGAAATTAGACTCCAGTGAGAAGTTGGAGGAAGGCTCAAGAAGGGAGAGTGTGAAGGAAGATGAAATTGAAACAGTGATAAAAGTTATTACTGATGAAAGAGAGATAGAACCTACAGATGAGATGGAAATTCCTGTAGAaagtatagaaagaaagaaagaactagaagTGGTTGAGGAAGGAATGGAAGTTGATAAGGATGACttgaatgaagaggaaaatattGGTGAACCTGTTTCTATGGAAGAGAAAGATATGACAGATAAAGGCCCAGTGGATGAAATGGATGAAGGAttgaagtga